GACGCTGACGAACTTGGTGTCGTAGCGGCGGTCGGAGACCGTCTTGATCATGGCGTCCGAGATGTGGCCGACGCCGCCCAGGCGGGCCGCCTCCAGCGCGAGTTCCGCCGTGGAGATGTCCACGCCCATGCCGCCGATCATGATCGGCACCAGTTCCCGTCCGCCGAGCCGCAGGCGGAAATCATCCACGCATTTCATCGAAGCCTCTGGAATACAGCCGGAACGGGCGGACTACCCCCGGCGCAAAAGGCGACATTTTACGCCATGGCCGGGCGCTTACACCCGGAAAACGCGGAATTTCAATGCTAACTAAAGGGATATCCGGCCGCCGTCATTCCCGCGGAAGCGGAAATCCATGAGGCCCGGCGCGTACGAACGCCGCAATATCCCCGGCCACCTCCCGGGAATTCATGATGAAGGTATGCAGGGACGGCACCGTCCGCAGCGGAACGCCCGGCAGCCGCGTCTCGTCGAGCGCCAGCACGCCATCGTTCGGCACGTCGCCGAAGGGCCCCAGGCGGCCGCGCGGGCCGCCCGTGCCAGCGTAGATGCGGGTCGGCACCGCCGGCACCGGCAAGGCCTCCATGAAGTCCGGGCTGGCCAGCTTCTGCCCCATCTCCCCGGTGAAAAGCCTGTACAGGCGCCGGGGCGCGAATTTCCGCGCCGCCCGGCTGGCGCGCGTCGGCGGCGCCAGCAGGAAGCAGCCGAGCGGCGGACGGGCCAGCCGCGGCAGGGCGGCGCGGATCAGCACGGTGCCGAGCGAATGACCGACGAGCACAAAGTCAGTCCCCGCAGCACGGCGATCGATGAACGCCCCGAGCCGCCCGACGCAGCCCTCCCACCCCTCCAGCGCCGCCGAATAGGCGAACAGGTCGGGACGCAGCCCCGCCGCCCGCAGGCGCGCCGCCAGCACCAGCATGGCAGCCGGTGTGCGGCCCATGCCGTGGACTAGGATGGCGCGGATGGGTTTGCTGGCTTGGGGCTGCACAAAAAACATAGGAATGATCTGTTACCTATGTGCCCAGACTTTTTTGTTACCTATCACCCCGACCGGTCAGTCTGCGGAGTTGAAAGATCGTGCCATCCGAGAATTGGCTCAAAGCGTTATCGGGTTCGCTGTAGCTGACTGACTCAATCTTTTCAAACTCGGCGTCCTCTAAAATCGCTGCAATGACCGTGGAATCTATTCCTGCAACGCACTCGTACTTTACGTCCTCAAGAGTGACGATGCGGCGTTGTACTTGATAGCGGCGATTTCCCTCGGAAACTGTCTCAAGCGAACTCGTTTCTCGTTGAAAACTCCCCTTAAATTCGTCGAAGGCCGACTCAATCTTGGTGTCGCCACGAGTTGGAGGAGCGTAACGCGCAATCATGTCGGGGTACTCAGATGCAATCTTTCTCTCAAGCGTGAACTTTGCTGCCAAATACTTCAGGTAAGAACTGGCTGAGCTCTTGCAGCCTACAAACTCAAGGACTTTCTCAATGTGCAGCAGTTGCGCGTGGCCTTTATCTGGCGGGACGATATCTGGAAGTTCAGGGTCAACAAAAAAAGAGAAGCTCGGAAACGCCCTCGGGTTGCTACAGAAATATGAGGCAATAGCGATTTTTCGTAACGCTGGCTCAGGGTAGTTCTTCACCTGACCGATTGCTTTTTCAATGGTTGGAATTACGGTTTCGAGTCGGCATGTGCCTTTTGCTTCATACAGAAATCGTTCATCCTTGCTATTGAACCCCTCAAAATCTGGACGCTTTTTCGACAGCTTTCGATTTTCTGGAATTTGGCAAATCGTGGACCAATCAATGTCAAACAAATCCACCATCAAAAGAGAGGCCATTGCAACGCCGAGATCTTCAGAGTGGCGCCTCTTGAAATCAGATGTGCCGAAATTGAGGGTTATGAATTTGCTCTTTGGCGCTTTTGAGAAGAAATCCATGACCGTCACGAGGTGAGGAGAGAGGTCGGCTCCGAAACGATTTGGATTTGACCCAAGCACCAAGTGGGCGTGCGTGAAGCGGGCAGGATCAAGAGACAACAGGTAGTCATGCTCCACCACATGCGCAAGCGACCCGCATGATGGGATGAGGTGATTAAGGACTTGCGGCGGGACGGATGAACTGTCAAAACGGACGTAAGTGTTTAGCATAGTGTGAGATTTAATTTGAGCGGCTAACGTAGAGCTCACCGGCGCTGCGCGGCTTTATCGCGCAGCGTCCAGCGACCGGAGGGAGCGAGATTGAGCGCCATGTTAGACAGC
The window above is part of the Denitratisoma sp. genome. Proteins encoded here:
- a CDS encoding alpha/beta hydrolase — translated: MFFVQPQASKPIRAILVHGMGRTPAAMLVLAARLRAAGLRPDLFAYSAALEGWEGCVGRLGAFIDRRAAGTDFVLVGHSLGTVLIRAALPRLARPPLGCFLLAPPTRASRAARKFAPRRLYRLFTGEMGQKLASPDFMEALPVPAVPTRIYAGTGGPRGRLGPFGDVPNDGVLALDETRLPGVPLRTVPSLHTFIMNSREVAGDIAAFVRAGPHGFPLPRE